Proteins from one Panicum virgatum strain AP13 chromosome 7K, P.virgatum_v5, whole genome shotgun sequence genomic window:
- the LOC120639608 gene encoding vegetative cell wall protein gp1 isoform X2, producing MPLCSPVFSHLPARPRSPPRPRRRPVASRVHLPPPPARPARFLRFFRPPPPSHVVPARARMGGGGGAAAPLFSQIRTAPLPASPTPAALSPPAPAFPACATHRPIPPRGLPGGVRRGGRGAHGPSPPAPSARASARSSPPSSPLSPSLSPSCLRPPTSPMPCAPSPPTSPELSPASPPPPRGASRSTASSSPCLHPRGRAGFASSRALRLCTPSMASPPPHPPHCAAALLLLSRSATSSAPLMYSSPEMSVYNIRINQRLLDCTYCGQPLRPDTLDGKAWKCAGVHIFCRACVSRHEQACISYCSSLDQIISKMKFKCNCCDSEYIPYHEIEGHMCDINILVHHEFFAVRDYGECIIDTSALVCSECRLPLRPPIFRFTEIESVQTLYS from the exons ATGCCCCTCTGCAGCCCGGTTTTCTCCCACCTTCCCGCTCGCCCCCGCTCacctccgcgcccgcgccgccgtcccgtgGCCTCGCGCGTCCACTTGCCTCCGCCCCCGGCTCGCCCCGCTCGATTTCTCCGGTTTTTTCGCCCCCCGCCACCCTCGCACGTCGTCCCCGCCCGCGCGCGgatggggggcggcggcggggcggcggccccCCTCTTCTCTCAGATCCGCACGGCCCCGCTCCCGGCCAGCCCCACCCCCGCAGCGctgtcgccgcccgcgcccgccttCCCCGCTTGCGCAACCCACCGCCCGATCCCTCCGCGTGGGCTCCcaggcggcgtgcggcgcggcggccggggcgcgcaTGGTCCCTCCCCTCCTGCCCCTTCGGCCCGCGCCTCCGCGCGCTCCTCGCCCCCTTCCTCGCCTCTCTCACCAAGTCTCTCTCCTTCCTGCCTCCGCCCGCCGACCTCCCCGATGCCGTGTGCGCCCTCGCCCCCTACCTCCCCCGAGCTGTCGCCTGcgtcgccacctccgccgcgggGCGCCTCGCGGAGCACAGCTTCGTCCTCGCCCTGCCTccacccgcgcggccgcgccggattcgcctcctcccgcgccctccgcctCTGCACACCATCCATGGCCTCCCctcccccccacccaccccattgcgcggcggcgctcctcctcctctcgaggtccgccacctcctcggcgccgctgaTGTATTCATCTCCG GAGATGAGCGTCTATAACATCAGGATCAACCAAAGGCTACTGGACTGCACATATTGCGGCCAACCCCTCCGGCCTGACACTTTGGATGGCAAAGCGTGGAAG TGCGCTGGCGTCCACATCTTCTGTCGTGCCTGCGTCAGCCGCCACGAACAGGCATGTATATCCTACTGCTCTTCGCTGGACCAAATCATCAGTAAGATGAAGTTTAAATGCAATTGCTGCGACTCTGAATACATCCCCTACCACGAGATTGAGGGACACATGTGCGACATCAACATCCTTGTCCATCACGAGTTTTTCGCCGTTCGTGACTATGGAGAGTGCATCATCGACACAAGTGCCCTTGTGTGTTCTGAATGCCGGCTTCCTCTCCGACCTCCCATTTTCAGG
- the LOC120639608 gene encoding protein transport protein SEC31 isoform X1: MPLCSPVFSHLPARPRSPPRPRRRPVASRVHLPPPPARPARFLRFFRPPPPSHVVPARARMGGGGGAAAPLFSQIRTAPLPASPTPAALSPPAPAFPACATHRPIPPRGLPGGVRRGGRGAHGPSPPAPSARASARSSPPSSPLSPSLSPSCLRPPTSPMPCAPSPPTSPELSPASPPPPRGASRSTASSSPCLHPRGRAGFASSRALRLCTPSMASPPPHPPHCAAALLLLSRSATSSAPLMYSSPEMSVYNIRINQRLLDCTYCGQPLRPDTLDGKAWKCAGVHIFCRACVSRHEQACISYCSSLDQIISKMKFKCNCCDSEYIPYHEIEGHMCDINILVHHEFFAVRDYGECIIDTSALVCSECRLPLRPPIFRHLLKYMHVCSICYHRGDIANYRHCHELDYLVEGISVECEACKEYLPFSTLASHQLDDCSFRQTLPKIAPGMPPMFNLRMSLRP, translated from the exons ATGCCCCTCTGCAGCCCGGTTTTCTCCCACCTTCCCGCTCGCCCCCGCTCacctccgcgcccgcgccgccgtcccgtgGCCTCGCGCGTCCACTTGCCTCCGCCCCCGGCTCGCCCCGCTCGATTTCTCCGGTTTTTTCGCCCCCCGCCACCCTCGCACGTCGTCCCCGCCCGCGCGCGgatggggggcggcggcggggcggcggccccCCTCTTCTCTCAGATCCGCACGGCCCCGCTCCCGGCCAGCCCCACCCCCGCAGCGctgtcgccgcccgcgcccgccttCCCCGCTTGCGCAACCCACCGCCCGATCCCTCCGCGTGGGCTCCcaggcggcgtgcggcgcggcggccggggcgcgcaTGGTCCCTCCCCTCCTGCCCCTTCGGCCCGCGCCTCCGCGCGCTCCTCGCCCCCTTCCTCGCCTCTCTCACCAAGTCTCTCTCCTTCCTGCCTCCGCCCGCCGACCTCCCCGATGCCGTGTGCGCCCTCGCCCCCTACCTCCCCCGAGCTGTCGCCTGcgtcgccacctccgccgcgggGCGCCTCGCGGAGCACAGCTTCGTCCTCGCCCTGCCTccacccgcgcggccgcgccggattcgcctcctcccgcgccctccgcctCTGCACACCATCCATGGCCTCCCctcccccccacccaccccattgcgcggcggcgctcctcctcctctcgaggtccgccacctcctcggcgccgctgaTGTATTCATCTCCG GAGATGAGCGTCTATAACATCAGGATCAACCAAAGGCTACTGGACTGCACATATTGCGGCCAACCCCTCCGGCCTGACACTTTGGATGGCAAAGCGTGGAAG TGCGCTGGCGTCCACATCTTCTGTCGTGCCTGCGTCAGCCGCCACGAACAGGCATGTATATCCTACTGCTCTTCGCTGGACCAAATCATCAGTAAGATGAAGTTTAAATGCAATTGCTGCGACTCTGAATACATCCCCTACCACGAGATTGAGGGACACATGTGCGACATCAACATCCTTGTCCATCACGAGTTTTTCGCCGTTCGTGACTATGGAGAGTGCATCATCGACACAAGTGCCCTTGTGTGTTCTGAATGCCGGCTTCCTCTCCGACCTCCCATTTTCAGG CATCTCCTTAAATACATGCACGTTTGTAGCATCTGCTACCATCGTGGTGATATCGCCAACTACCGTCACTGCCACGAGCTCGACTACCTGGTCGAAGGTATCTCGGTGGAATGTGAGGCTTGCAAAGAATACCTTCCATTCTCTACCTTGGCTTCACACCAGCTGGACGATTGCTCATTCAGGCAGACATTGCCAAAGATTGCCCCAGGCATGCCTCCCATGTTTAACCTCAGGAT